The nucleotide window ATTTGCCCACAATGAACTTTTTTGTTCCAGCATCTTCTATTTTGTACTTCTTGTCCAAGGATTCCCATAGTTCCTTTGCCCACTTGAGAGGACTATACACATTATATAATGTGTTGTAAAATCTATTGAGAATGTAGTTCTTACATAGAAAGTCAGAATGCTTCCATGCTTCTACGGCAGTCATAGTTTGAGCATTCTCTTCACCCTCGGTACGAATAGGAGCCTCTTCATGAAGAACCTTCATAAGATTCAATGTAGTGAGACAGAACAACATTTTTTGTTGCCATCTCTTGAAATCGTTCCCATTGAACTTTTCGGGCTTCTCTCTATGGCTCATATATTAGGCAATAGGAATGGCGGTAGGCACCACATTGCTACAACTTGAAGCCATCTCAAATTACTAAATAAATCAACAATCTCTAATTGGAATGAGTAATATCAAAATTTAGTTTGTCAAGTAAATACAAACCAACAACGAACAAATTTTGCTAACAGAATTATAAAGTGTATATATAAAactatttggaaaaaaataaataaacacaaAATCACAATATATAcaatataaaaaatagaaaactgtCTTAAGATTGCTAGTTTGTGTATTATGAATTTGTAAAATAAAGTGGCATTTGTTTTTCGGCTGCATCGATTTCATGTGGGATGTGGCATTGCTGATAGTTGGACAGCCTATTCACAATTAAGTGGCATTTGATTTCATGTGACCTAGCTAACCGAACTACATGGAACAATCTAATTGAATGAGGCAACCAATCTAGATTCAGACAGCTCTCTCTACCCTGATTTCAGACAGCTCTTCAAATGCCTCGGCCTGTGGCGATCTAATCCGTGGACTGCCCGGCTCCATAGAGGACATTCCTTCATCTGGTGAGGCAAAGTTTATGTCGGAATGGTTGGAGATGCTCATGGGACTCTGTGAACCATCAAAACAAGGCAAGATTACAGCGCCCTGAGCATCCCCGTTTTGGTGGAGTTCCCCATTGTTTGGAATGACTTCATCTTTCTTCTTGAAAGTAGGGGAAGTGAGATCCTTGCTGTCGAAGTACTTGGCCAACGCTACTATTTTTCTCCAGAGGGAACTCTCAGATGTAGTGGTTCCTTTCCAGTTCTTGTAGAGGAACATGGCAAAGAAGACCAACAATGCAAGCAGCGAGACGGCTCCAGTGATGAGAAACAGGCCTACAAAGCTCTGGAAGTCGAGACTCGCGGGGCTGACGCTACCGCTCTGGCTTGGGGAAGCTGACTGATCCCCAAACCACTTCTTTTCGATCCCTGTCATTATATCCCCTTCCGTCACACTCAAGACGGCCCTTGAGACATCAGGCACCAGAGGAGAATGTTTCGGAAAAACCTGCGAAACATAAaattcagatttttcatctcaaaTTCCAATGTTGGAATCATGAAACATGTTTTTTCCTCTCAGGGTTGTAACATGTTTGTCATACTTTAGCTCAGAGAGCTACAGCTAATATCAGACCCTTTGCTCACATTTCTGTGAAGTATTTTGCGGAACAAGAATTATGAACGGTTTTAGAGGAGAAAGTATGGCAAATGATACAAGAAGGTGCGATGCATGGTAAGCCCTGCTCTGTGAGGAGCATGTCTCATCATGAAGATATGTGATGGTTATGTGATTATCTGATAGCAATGCGAATCCATGGAAAATGGTAGGAGAAATGGAACTTACGAAGCCAAACCCCTCAGCCTTGTAGGTTGGTCCAACCATAGTGTAGTCTGCGCCATGTTTTGATAGGAAAAGCTTCAGGCAGGGAATCTCATCAAAGATAGCTGCAACCCCTCCATGAGCACTCCCATTTCTCAAAGCCTGAGCATACTGGTCAACTGTACTGTAGTTCCTGAGCTTGTTCTCGCCGAAGTTCATTCCCTTCAGCATCTCCGACACGAACGATCCGTCTTGGTACCCAATATATTCTCCATTCTTTAGCAGCTCGTTCACGTCAGTTACCGTTGGCTGGAGCTGTTGCACGGTCAGCATCGAAGTCAGGCTCGCCGTGTAGCTCGATGTCAATATGAGCACCACAAACACCCAAATGATCACCGCGAACCTCGATAGATTGCTCTCCAGCTTCTCCTCTGGAAAATTTGTCCAAATCCAATGGAAGTTAGCCGAAGATCGATGTACGTACTAATAAGCTCCTACGATAGATAGAAGCATGAGAATCGATCACCGAACTGTGGGCGAAGACGAGGGTGGAGAAGGCGAAGTAGAAGATGAGTCCAAGCTGCTGGGTCGGCGTTCCCCGGAACTGCTTGTTGATCCGGTGCTCGATCACCCACACAACAAAcccggtgaagaagaagaaggacagGCTTCCGAGCCAGAGATCGGTGGTCAATGGCTTCAAGAAGATCCAAATGTTCTTGCTCTTGTCCTCCTTCACCGGCACGATCATCGACACCCCGGACTCGGTGTACGGCAGAGTGAAATCCACGTACAATGACCGGTTGAATAGGATCGTCACGTCCCCCACCACGGCATCAAATTTCTGCATCCCATTTATAGGATCAATGAAGAAACCCGAATATCAAATTAACGGTGTTACTTGAGATTTAAAGTGTTCTTCTGCTGACCTTATCGTAGACCTGGTACACGAAATTGTCGTAAGACTCGACGTTGTCGTAGGGTACGTACTCATAGGGAAGAGCATACGGCAGCGCTTGCATGACGGCCTCGAAGACGTCGATGCAGTATCCGGTGACGGTCACTTCGTTGGTGGACGGATTCCGAGACACGTTCACGAACTCGTTGAACCCCTGCTTCACGGGCACGCCAATTTGGAGCTTCTTTCCGTTCGTCGGAATCTGCCACCCTTTGGGCACCGTCGTCGAGTCCCCCGGCCAGATGACGGGCTTTAACCCCGTCCGATCCTTCGAACTTACCGGTGACCGGGATATCCCGGACACCGGATTCCAGAATCCGATCTCCCTCCCCGCTTTCCCGTTCACATTCACAATTTCGAAGGCGGACAACTGCAATTGCCCGTCGCTTAGCCGGAATTCGCCGGCTAGGCCGTGGAATCGGGTCTTGGAGATAGCCTCTAAAAGTTTCGGCCCGGTCTGGGACTCGCCGAGCTTGCCCAGGTCGGAATAATTCCCAATTTGCGATGGCCTCTGCTGGAATACGAGACTCGGGGCGCCCACTTTCTCCACCGCCATCGCCAGCGCCCAAGCGGCGTCGTAGGCCCACAACTGGAACACGGTCGGGTCCGTCGGTTCGACGGTGGGATTCTCTCGACGGAATCTCGCCTTAAATCTGGCCGTGAAATTGATGATCTCCTTCGATCTGGGAACGTACGGCCGCACCCCGATCACGCCCTGCATCGAATCGATGACCGTCGGGTCGAGCAGATCCAGGAGATCGGTGATCCCGTCGGTGGTGATCCAGGCGTAGTCGTCGGTCATCATGCCGAGTTGCTCGGCCCGTTGGAAGAGTCGGGAGCCGAGGACCCGCGTCATGTGGACCACGAAGACGCGGGTCTGCATGGTCATGAGCTTGTAGAGCTCTTCGTCGAGCTGGTCGTCGGAGGCGGAGGGGGAGATGACGCTGCGGTAGGGGACGCGGGCCTCGACGTCTTGGAGGGCGTCGGTGAGGGAGGGGATGATGCCGGCGCCGTAGTCGGAGTCCTTGTAGATGGGGACCAACTCCCGCCATCCGAAGTGTTGTACGATGGCGGCGATGGCGCCCGCCTGGGAGGAGTCGTTGAAGGTGGCGCGCACGAAATAAGGGGTCCGGGCGGAGGAGAGGGATGGGCTGGTGGCggagaaggagaggatgggGATCTGCGTCTTGCTGCCGAGGTTGGCGACGAATTCTGCCTGCGATGAGGTCTGGGGGCCGATGATCGCTTGGACTTGGACGTTCTTCAGCAGGTCCACCGCTGCAGCGATGAAAAGGACAATGAGTTAATTTTCTCTTTTCCTATCTTCTTGTTCGTTTCTTTTCTTGGGTTAGACCAAGTTGCAGCGTTTGTGGCGTGTGGGCTAGGTTTGATCTCAGACTAAGACTGGACCATGAATACTACTTATTAGTCTCACCAGTTCTGTTCTAATACTCTAGATTCCGGGACGACGTTTTTGTTTCTAGAGCTCCGACTTTTCATGTTGATTGCTTCGTACCTGGCAATTGCTTCTCCTTACTTTGACAAGTCAAAGCTACAAAATACCTATCCAGATCCATTTTCGTAATTGAATCCATCAAGATATTGACAGAAACTCAAGCATTCAGTTAATATccgtatctatatctatattcgttaaaaaaaaatagatataaatattGATTGATAACTTTCCAATTTATATCCAAATATTTCATTCTATTTAtaatcttatttaattttatatatcactcatataattttttaaaaaaaaaattataaccacATTAACACGTTGTTAACTTGATTTATTATCtacttaataa belongs to Phoenix dactylifera cultivar Barhee BC4 unplaced genomic scaffold, palm_55x_up_171113_PBpolish2nd_filt_p 000728F, whole genome shotgun sequence and includes:
- the LOC103696770 gene encoding glutamate receptor 2.9-like encodes the protein MERPTHVLLAASSFLVIFSIFVSDRAGVVLAQNLTISVDVGVILDLGSIEGKRSRTSISMAIDDFYAAHRNYRTRIILHTRDSNQDDVGAASAAVDLLKNVQVQAIIGPQTSSQAEFVANLGSKTQIPILSFSATSPSLSSARTPYFVRATFNDSSQAGAIAAIVQHFGWRELVPIYKDSDYGAGIIPSLTDALQDVEARVPYRSVISPSASDDQLDEELYKLMTMQTRVFVVHMTRVLGSRLFQRAEQLGMMTDDYAWITTDGITDLLDLLDPTVIDSMQGVIGVRPYVPRSKEIINFTARFKARFRRENPTVEPTDPTVFQLWAYDAAWALAMAVEKVGAPSLVFQQRPSQIGNYSDLGKLGESQTGPKLLEAISKTRFHGLAGEFRLSDGQLQLSAFEIVNVNGKAGREIGFWNPVSGISRSPVSSKDRTGLKPVIWPGDSTTVPKGWQIPTNGKKLQIGVPVKQGFNEFVNVSRNPSTNEVTVTGYCIDVFEAVMQALPYALPYEYVPYDNVESYDNFVYQVYDKKFDAVVGDVTILFNRSLYVDFTLPYTESGVSMIVPVKEDKSKNIWIFLKPLTTDLWLGSLSFFFFTGFVVWVIEHRINKQFRGTPTQQLGLIFYFAFSTLVFAHKEKLESNLSRFAVIIWVFVVLILTSSYTASLTSMLTVQQLQPTVTDVNELLKNGEYIGYQDGSFVSEMLKGMNFGENKLRNYSTVDQYAQALRNGSAHGGVAAIFDEIPCLKLFLSKHGADYTMVGPTYKAEGFGFVFPKHSPLVPDVSRAVLSVTEGDIMTGIEKKWFGDQSASPSQSGSVSPASLDFQSFVGLFLITGAVSLLALLVFFAMFLYKNWKGTTTSESSLWRKIVALAKYFDSKDLTSPTFKKKDEVIPNNGELHQNGDAQGAVILPCFDGSQSPMSISNHSDINFASPDEGMSSMEPGSPRIRSPQAEAFEELSEIRVERAV